The following are encoded in a window of Aestuariirhabdus haliotis genomic DNA:
- a CDS encoding ATP-binding protein has product MTSLSRTLLKRVLSIYFALTFLVTLIQVVAEFYSARDVIQTDMQHTLESLQQGLAQAVWEINPEQESALIDGLIQLPSVVGVEVYHFDDETRIRRGVTPERTTQLANSQQQTHSFRASGRLFGLEMPLVYGSPGASLTVGRVAIYSSDQVAFERIKVSLIFLIFNAMLKTALLIFMFLWVFRRLLSKPLTSFARQIGGMDLHNMNKIHIHQEKENELTLLSATFNRLVDKLMENRRELDRHNTTLAEEVEKSTFALQESLNEMEVREAFLAKEVELRLQAEQELKASYRALKQSQGELDRAQDQLVASQKLNELGQMVAEVTHELNTPIGIAITSSSYLENKMKELDKLFKDRKITIRLMEQYLAGGMESAELIRMNMQRAAELISDFKLIAVDEASDRLRTVNLREYVDSIVRSLHHKHKRTEHRIDVDCDRDIVLYCRPGAIAQIFTNLIMNSLVHGFEAMDNGVISITARKESGVVSLIYEDNGKGLSEEQLEKLFDPFYTTRPSEGGSGLGAHIVRKLVTEDLQGSIEAESLPGEGLRYRMMIPIRSEEASTPP; this is encoded by the coding sequence ATGACCAGTTTATCAAGAACCCTGCTCAAAAGAGTGTTGTCGATCTACTTTGCGCTGACCTTTCTCGTCACTTTGATACAGGTTGTCGCCGAGTTTTACAGTGCTCGAGATGTTATCCAGACCGATATGCAGCATACCCTGGAGAGTTTGCAGCAGGGGCTGGCGCAGGCCGTGTGGGAGATAAATCCAGAGCAGGAATCGGCGCTGATCGACGGCCTGATTCAATTACCTTCAGTGGTGGGAGTTGAAGTCTACCATTTCGACGATGAGACCCGTATCCGCCGAGGGGTAACTCCGGAGCGAACCACTCAACTTGCCAATTCACAACAGCAGACGCACAGCTTCAGAGCCTCGGGGCGTTTGTTTGGTCTCGAGATGCCTCTTGTTTATGGTTCTCCTGGGGCTTCGCTTACGGTTGGCAGGGTCGCCATTTACTCCAGCGATCAAGTGGCTTTTGAGCGTATCAAAGTCAGTCTTATCTTTCTTATTTTCAATGCCATGCTAAAGACTGCGCTATTAATCTTTATGTTCTTGTGGGTTTTCAGAAGATTACTATCGAAGCCTTTAACCTCCTTTGCTCGTCAGATCGGGGGTATGGATTTACACAATATGAACAAAATCCATATTCATCAGGAAAAAGAAAATGAACTGACTTTACTAAGCGCTACCTTTAATCGTTTGGTTGATAAATTGATGGAAAATCGGCGTGAGCTGGATCGACACAATACAACTCTGGCGGAAGAAGTTGAAAAAAGTACCTTTGCTTTACAGGAAAGTCTGAATGAGATGGAAGTGAGGGAGGCGTTTTTAGCCAAGGAAGTTGAGTTGCGTTTACAGGCTGAACAGGAGCTAAAGGCCAGCTACCGAGCCCTCAAGCAATCTCAGGGGGAACTTGATCGGGCCCAGGATCAATTGGTGGCATCGCAAAAATTGAACGAGTTGGGCCAAATGGTGGCCGAGGTGACCCATGAGTTGAATACTCCCATAGGCATCGCGATCACGAGCAGTTCATATCTCGAAAACAAGATGAAAGAGTTGGATAAACTGTTTAAGGATAGAAAAATAACCATTCGCTTGATGGAACAATATCTGGCGGGTGGTATGGAAAGCGCTGAATTGATACGGATGAATATGCAGCGTGCCGCTGAGTTGATATCCGACTTCAAACTGATTGCTGTTGACGAAGCCAGTGATCGTTTGCGGACAGTAAACTTGCGAGAATACGTCGATAGCATCGTCAGGTCGCTTCACCATAAACACAAACGTACTGAGCACCGGATTGATGTGGATTGTGACAGAGATATCGTGCTCTATTGCCGGCCTGGTGCTATAGCGCAAATCTTTACCAATCTGATCATGAACAGTTTGGTTCATGGTTTCGAAGCGATGGACAATGGCGTTATTAGCATCACTGCCCGTAAAGAGTCAGGGGTCGTCAGTCTTATTTATGAGGACAATGGCAAAGGCTTGAGCGAAGAACAGCTGGAGAAGCTGTTTGATCCCTTCTATACCACGCGACCCTCAGAGGGTGGCAGCGGTTTAGGGGCGCATATTGTGCGTAAACTGGTCACCGAAGACCTTCAGGGCAGTATAGAGGCCGAGTCATTACCGGGAGAAGGCCTTCGTTACCGTATGATGATTCCGATACGATCGGAAGAGGCGTCGACTCCGCCATGA
- a CDS encoding flagellar motor protein MotB, producing MSDIDEECECPECPAVAGWLATFADLMSLLMCFFVLLLSFSEINALKFKQIAGSLRDAFGVQSELKLKEIPKGTSIIMQEFSPAKPEPTPINEIRQHTTTMTKPDLDIICTPGQETKTGQSAAVDGIKNEQTAKRVQEVIEQTETHAQQLATALHAQVEQGNIEIETKARKIVIRVQENGSFSSGSAELQAEFYPIMENIQGVLKSVEGSISIEGHTDSIPIDTARFESNWALSSARAVSVAHALLIGRDGIDPSRLQVRGFAETHPLESNASPEGRAKNRRVEIVITEDLAPELKEDLKQLRESDTQLYDSLDLQDSELFDLRPDEVF from the coding sequence ATGTCTGACATCGATGAAGAGTGCGAATGTCCGGAATGTCCCGCTGTCGCTGGCTGGTTGGCAACGTTTGCCGATCTGATGTCGCTGTTGATGTGTTTTTTCGTACTGCTGTTGTCTTTCTCCGAGATCAACGCGCTTAAATTCAAGCAGATTGCGGGTTCCCTGCGGGATGCGTTCGGGGTGCAGTCGGAACTCAAATTAAAGGAGATACCCAAAGGCACCAGCATCATTATGCAGGAGTTCAGTCCTGCCAAGCCGGAGCCGACCCCGATCAATGAAATCCGTCAACATACTACCACTATGACCAAACCGGATCTGGATATCATCTGCACCCCAGGCCAGGAGACCAAAACCGGCCAGAGCGCCGCCGTTGATGGTATCAAAAACGAGCAAACCGCGAAGCGAGTGCAGGAGGTCATCGAGCAGACCGAAACCCATGCCCAGCAACTGGCTACTGCTCTGCATGCGCAGGTTGAGCAAGGCAATATAGAGATCGAGACAAAGGCTCGAAAAATTGTCATTCGGGTGCAGGAAAACGGCTCGTTCTCCTCTGGCTCGGCGGAGCTTCAGGCGGAGTTTTACCCCATTATGGAGAATATCCAGGGCGTGCTGAAAAGTGTCGAAGGCTCGATCTCTATCGAAGGCCATACCGACAGTATTCCGATTGACACGGCTCGCTTCGAATCTAACTGGGCTCTGTCATCGGCCCGTGCGGTATCGGTTGCCCATGCTTTGTTGATTGGCCGTGATGGAATTGATCCGTCGAGGTTGCAAGTAAGAGGATTTGCCGAGACCCATCCCCTGGAATCCAATGCCAGTCCCGAAGGTCGAGCCAAAAATCGGCGGGTTGAAATTGTCATCACCGAAGATCTGGCTCCTGAGCTGAAAGAGGATCTCAAGCAGCTTAGGGAAAGCGATACCCAGTTGTACGACAGCCTCGATCTACAAGATAGCGAGCTGTTTGATCTGCGCCCCGACGAGGTCTTTTAA